Proteins encoded within one genomic window of Lagenorhynchus albirostris chromosome 9, mLagAlb1.1, whole genome shotgun sequence:
- the LOC132525241 gene encoding uncharacterized protein C11orf98-like — MGAPGGKINRPRTELKKKLFKRRRVLNRERRLKHQVVGAVIDEGLITRHHLKKRASSARANITLSGRKRRKLLQQIRLAQKEKAAMEVEAPLKSAKTSEPQPKSKKKTKVPQDVDMEDLEDKS; from the coding sequence ATGGGTGCTCCGGGGGGGAAGATCAACCGGCCGCGAACGGAGCTGAAGAAGAAGCTGTTCAAGCGACGGCGGGTGTTGAACCGGGAGCGGCGACTGAAGCACCAGGTGGTCGGGGCTGTGATAGACGAAGGGCTGATCACGAGGCACCACCTCAAGAAGCGGGCGTCCAGTGCACGTGCCAACATTACTCTGTCTGGGAGGAAGCGCAGAAAACTCCTCCAGCAGATCCGGCTTgcccagaaagagaaagcagccaTGGAAGTGGAAGCCCCCCTCAAGTCAGCCAAGACTAGTGAACCACAGcccaaatcaaaaaagaagacaaaagtcCCCCAGGATGTAGACATGGAGGACCTTGAAGATAAGAGCTAA